CAGCAGCCATTATTGCAGTCTCCACAGTTTCAGTGTCCCTCATCTCACCTATTAATATGACATCAGGACTCTGCCTGACAACGTATCTCAAGGCACTCTTAAACCCTTTTGTATCAATGCCTACTTCACGTTGTTCAATTATGCTCTTATTATCCTCATGAATAAACTCTATAGGATCTTCAATTGTTATAATATGGGCTCTTCTATTAGTATTCATATACTCAATCATTGCTGCAAGTGTGGTTGATTTCCCGCTACCGGCATTACCTGTAACAAGGATCAACCCACGTTTTTCCATTGATAATTTTTGCATGATGTCGACAGGTAAATTTAGCTCCTTAAAACCCAGAATCTCTGTCTTTAATGAACGAATCACGATACCAGTATATCCTCTCTGAGTGAAGATATTAACTCTAAATCTTCCTAATTCAGGCACAGTATAACTAGTATCTATCTCATCCTTCTCAGCAATGCCTGCCCTTTTTTGGCTTGCAAGAATGATATTGGCAGCTTCATCCATGTCTTTAGACGAAATAGACTCCTTTCCAGCAGGCTGGAGTTCTCCATTAACTCTTATATATGGAACATTCCCCACCTTAAAATAAAGGTCAGAAGCTTTCTTCTTCATCATAATCTTAAGAAACTTGTTAATATCCATAGCTTGATTCTACTCAATTATTCTATATTTTTTCAGCTTATATTGCAGGTTTTGTCTGGAGACTTTCAATTTTTTTGCTGTTTGATACTGATTTCCTGCACATTTTTGGAACGCTTTAAGTATTATATTCCTTTCTGTTTGTTCAACAGTGTTTTTTAATCCTTCTGCAATAAGACGATCTTCGTCTATTTCTATTTCCTGCTCTAGCAGTTTATCAGGAAGACTTTCTATAGAAATGGTATCTCTCTCTTCGAGAATAACAGCTCTTTCTATTACATTTTCCAGTTCCCTTATGTTTCCAGGCCAGTTATATTTCATTAAGATCTGCACAACTTCTGGTAATATCTTTTTGCTTTTACTACCAGCTTTCCGGGCATATTTTTTTAAGAAGTGGCTTACCAGCAAAGGAATATCGTCTCTTCTTTCACGTAGCGTAGGTAGTACTATTGGAATAACACTCAGCCTGTAAAACAAGTCTTCTCTAAATTTACCATCCTTTATCTGTTGTTCTAAATCTGTATTAGTAGCTGCTACTACCCTTACATCCACTTTAATACTTTTGTTTCCTCCAACCCGCTTTATTTCGTGTTCCTGCAAAACTCTCAGAAGCTTGGTCTGTATCTGTGGAGAAGCCACTCCAACTTCATCAAGAAAAATCGTTCCTCCGTCTGCCGCCTCAAATAATCCCTTTTTATGTTCTATAGCTCCTGTAAATGCTCCCTTTACATGCCCGAAGAGTTCAGACTCAAGTAATGTTTCAGTTAATGCTCCGCAATCAATTGATATAAAAGGGCTGCTTTTTCTAAGACTGTTATAATGTATTGCTCTGGCAAAAAGCTCTTTCCCAGCGCCAGTTTCTCCATAAAGAAGAACTGTTGCATCTGTGTGCGAGATTTTTTTCACCTTATCAAAAACATCTCTAATAGGAAGGCTGTTGCCTATTATATTTTTAAAATCATACTCAGATTTTAACTGTTTTTTTAGATTTATGTTTTCATCAAGCAATTCCCTCTGCTGAAGAGCTTTTCTAATAACAACCCTGATCCTTTCTATCTTAAATGGCTTTGCAATATAATCAAAAGCGCCTAGTTTCATCGCTTCAATCGCTGTATCTACTGAAGCATACGCAGTAATCATCAGAACAACAGCGCTAGTGTCATAACTTCTTATAGATTTCAATACATCTATACCGCTAACTTCCGGCATTTTTATATCAACGATTACAAGGTCAAAATGAGTTTTTTTAAACATGTTTATGCCTTCTTGCCCCTTGTCTGAAACAGCAACACTAAAACCGTCTTTTGTAAGCATTATTGAAAGAAACTCAAGCATGCTCTTCTCATCGTCAATTACAAGTATTTTATTCTTAGGCATTGTCCTTATTCTCAACTACAGGAAGTTTAACTATAAAACTACTCCCTTTCCCTTTTTTACTAATAACCTCTATTTGTCCGTTATGAGCGTCTATTATTTCTCTGACAATACTTAACCCCAGGCCTGTCCCCTTCTCACTTGTTGTTGAAAATGGGTCAAAAAGACTTTTCTTCTCATCAGCGGATAGTCCTTTGCCAGTATCAGTAAATCTAACCTCTATCATTTCATCTCTCGTATCTGCCTCTATTGCGAGAGTTCCACCTTCAGGCATTGCCTGGAGTGCATTAAGACATAGATTCAAAAACATCTGTTCTATTTGTTCTGCATCTACAAGAGAAAATAGCTTATTGCTATTTACATTATATTCTATATTGATTTCAGGATTAACATCACCCCGACTTCTTAGTAAAACCAAAACATTTTTAATTATTGCATGTATGTTGCATCTTTTTAACTTGGGTTTTGCTGGTTTTGACAGATTAAGAAAGCCTGTAACTCTTTCATTGATCTTATCAGATTCACGGATAATTAGTTCCAGTAACTTTCTGCTGCTATGACTAATTTTATCATCTTCCTTCAGCATCTCAGCAGAACCTCTCAAGGAAGCGAGAGGATTCCTGACTTCGTGCGCTATTTTTGCTGACATCTTTCCCATAAGGGCTAATCTGTCATTCTGGCTTAATTTGCGTTCTAGTTCTTTGATCACGCTTAAATCTCTAAAAATAAATATTGTCCCTTCAAGCTCTCCATCATCAGTTTTTAGTGGCGAAACGCTGAAACCGATTAACAACAGATCGCCATTTTTTCTCTGAATGTTGGCTCCAAACTGTAAGAAAGAATGTCTCTCTAAATCAAAATTCTTATTGATATAATTCTCTATCTTAATCCTGCCATCAGGAAACAGCTCTTTCCATGCAGTTCCCACGGCTTCTTCTCTTTGATATCCGAGGATGTCTGAGGCAGCTTGATTAAAATATGATATCATTCCATTGGAGTCAACAGTTATGAGCCCGCTAGCCATGTTTTGCAATATGTTATCTGTAAAGTTCTGTAATTCTCTCAGCTGTTTGGTCTTATGCTTAAGGGTTTTTGCAAGTGTCCCGCTTAATATTGATACAAGGTAAAATATTATTGCCCGAAAACAGGTAACGTATATAACCACGCTTTTAGGCAAAAATTCAGGATTATACTGCAGAATGATAATTGCAAAATAAGTTATCACTGCAAACGAAGTTAACACCAATCCCTCTCCAAGAGGGATTAACAGACTGCCTGCAATTATAGAAATAACATATAAAAATGTAAAGATACTGTCTATTCCGCCGGAGTAGTAGACCAATATACCAATCCATATCATATCCGCAATAATTTGAATACGTATTAGGGTATCTAGGTATGTTCTTTTTATTAAAAGAATGCTGTATGCTATGGTCAAAAGAAACATTACAGATATTAACCAGTAAAAGGGGATATTCTCTGCCCGAAACACAAAAGTTCCTATACCAAGCATAGCTGTTACTATGAGAAGTCTTGCGATCATTAATGCTTTAAGCCGGGAGACTTTTTCCTGGATGGATTCAGTGAGTTGCATCTTCTTAGAAACCCTCTGTTACCAGAGTACTCATCTTGAGTATTGGCAGGAACATGGCAATAACAATACCACCTATTATTATGCCCAAAAAACAGATTAAAACAGGTTCTATCACAGAGGTTAATCCGTCTACTGCAGCATCAACTTCGGATTCATAAAAATCAGCAATCTTTGTCAACATATCTTCCAGGGCGCCTGTTGCTTCACCAACCGATATCATCCTGACAACCATTGCTGGGAAAAATTTACTTTTACTAAGCGGCTCTGCAATGCTTTTCCCCTCTTTAACACCTATTCCAACACTGCTAAGAGTTTTCTCTAATACCTTATTCCCTGAAGTAGCTCCAACTATTTCAAGCGCCTTAAGAATAGGAACACTGCTCTTTATCAGTGTACACAGTGTTCTTGCAAACTTTGCCAGAGCTACCTTCTTCATGAGAGCGCCGAAAATAATTATACGAAGTTTCAATCCGTCAAACTGAAGTCTTCCTTTTTCAGTCCGCACATATTTACGTAATAAGAAGAAAGCAACAGCTAAGATTCCTGCTACAATCAGAAAATAATCTTTGAGAATTTCGCTCGTTCCTATAAGTACTCTTGTCGGAAGAGGAAGAGTTCCGCCAAAAGCATCAAAAATATTTTTAAACGTTGGAACTACTTTCAATATTAAAACCATAACTATAAGGATAGACATACCAGTAACCACTGCTGGATACACAAGAGCAGATTTTACCTTTCTGGCAAGTTTGGCGGAATTCTCAAGATATGTTGCAAGACGGTTAAGGATTTCATCCAATGTACCACTTTCTTCCCCTGCCCTTACCATGCTTACATAAAATTCCGAGAACACTTTTTGGTGTTTTAAGAGAGCCTGAGAAAAACTTTCTCCTCCCTCCACATCATCTTCCAGTTTTCTAATAAGTGTTTTTAAAGAAGGATTTTCTATTTGGTCAGCAAGTGTATCCAGCCCCTGAACCAGAGGCAGTCCTGCATTAACCATTGTAGCCAACTGTCTGCTAAAGAGAATTAAATCATAGGACTTTACTTTAGTACTTTTCTTAAATATAGATGCTCTTTTTTTTTGTTCAGTTATAGAGACTATTGTTAATTGGTTAGCTCTGAGAGTGCTAACGAGATTTTTTTCGCTTTCAGCAGAATGAAGAGCTTCTATTCTCTTTCCATCTTTATCAATCGCAATATACTTATATGTCGGCATGCTTTCATTCCGCTGTTACGCGCAAAACTTCTTCTATAGTAGTTGTGCCATTTTTAATCAGACTTATACCACCTTCCTGCAATGTTCTCATTCCGCCTTTTACAGCAGTTTCCTTAATCTCACCTGAAGTGGCCTTGTTCATAATTAGTTGCTTGATCTCATCATCTATCTTTAGTATTTCAACAACAGCAACTCTGCCTTTGTATCCAGTGTCATTACAAAGCTCGCAGCCCTTTCCTTTATATATTGTTAAATCTGATATTTTGGAAATTGGCTGTTGTAGAATATGGGCAAAATTCTCTTTTGCCTTTTCCTGCAGATCAATTTTTTCTTTGCAGTTTTCGCATATTTTTCGCATGAGTCTCTGCGCAGCAACCATTATTACAGAAGATGAGAGAAGAAACGGCTCAATCCCCATATCTATTAACCTTGTAATTGCTCCGGGAGCATCGTTGGTGTGCAAAGTGCTGAAGACCAAATGACCTGTCAGAGCGGATTTTATCGCAATATCAGCAGTTTCAAAATCCCTTATCTCTCCAACCATTATAATATCAGGATCCTGCCTTAATATAGATCGTAAGCCGCCGGCAAATGTCAGACCTATATCTGAGTGAGCTTGCACCTGATTGATTCCCTTTAGCTGATATTCTACAGGATCCTCAACTGTAATAATATTCTTAGTTGGTGTATTTATTTTGCTTAACGCAGAATAAAGCGTTGTGGTTTTACCACTACCTGTCGGTCCGGTTAGAAGGATCATTCCATGCGGTCTGGAAATAGATTCTGTAAATATTTCCAGCTCTTTTTTCCCAAATCCTAATTTCTCCAGATTCAGTGTTAAACTGCTCTTATCCAGAATACGCAATACCACCTTTTCCCCAAAAATTATTGGCAGAATTGATACGCGAAAGTCTATTTCCTTATTATTCAATACAATCCTCATACGGCCATCCTGCGGAAGCCTTCGTTCTGCTATATCCAGATTGGACATAATCTTTATTCTAGAGATTAGCGCAGCCTGAAGTTTTTTAGGTGGAGACAACCTCTCGTAAAGAACACCGTCAACGCGATAGCGGATGCGCAATGCCTTATCCTCCGGTTCAATATGAATATCGCTTGCTTTCTCCTTAATTGCTTGAGCGAGAATAAAATTAAC
This portion of the bacterium genome encodes:
- a CDS encoding PilT/PilU family type 4a pilus ATPase is translated as MDINKFLKIMMKKKASDLYFKVGNVPYIRVNGELQPAGKESISSKDMDEAANIILASQKRAGIAEKDEIDTSYTVPELGRFRVNIFTQRGYTGIVIRSLKTEILGFKELNLPVDIMQKLSMEKRGLILVTGNAGSGKSTTLAAMIEYMNTNRRAHIITIEDPIEFIHEDNKSIIEQREVGIDTKGFKSALRYVVRQSPDVILIGEMRDTETVETAIMAAETGHLVLSTLHTIDAIQTVERIINFFPPHQHSQIRMQLSFILKGVISMRLLPLASGEGRIPALEIMLASPTIRKLVLEGQTGKIYDTIKNSKDFGMQTFNQCVEKFYKDRLVSYEDALSASDSQAEFRLRTKGIFSTSRTLKDV
- a CDS encoding sigma-54 dependent transcriptional regulator, which translates into the protein MPKNKILVIDDEKSMLEFLSIMLTKDGFSVAVSDKGQEGINMFKKTHFDLVIVDIKMPEVSGIDVLKSIRSYDTSAVVLMITAYASVDTAIEAMKLGAFDYIAKPFKIERIRVVIRKALQQRELLDENINLKKQLKSEYDFKNIIGNSLPIRDVFDKVKKISHTDATVLLYGETGAGKELFARAIHYNSLRKSSPFISIDCGALTETLLESELFGHVKGAFTGAIEHKKGLFEAADGGTIFLDEVGVASPQIQTKLLRVLQEHEIKRVGGNKSIKVDVRVVAATNTDLEQQIKDGKFREDLFYRLSVIPIVLPTLRERRDDIPLLVSHFLKKYARKAGSKSKKILPEVVQILMKYNWPGNIRELENVIERAVILEERDTISIESLPDKLLEQEIEIDEDRLIAEGLKNTVEQTERNIILKAFQKCAGNQYQTAKKLKVSRQNLQYKLKKYRIIE
- a CDS encoding PAS domain S-box protein is translated as MQLTESIQEKVSRLKALMIARLLIVTAMLGIGTFVFRAENIPFYWLISVMFLLTIAYSILLIKRTYLDTLIRIQIIADMIWIGILVYYSGGIDSIFTFLYVISIIAGSLLIPLGEGLVLTSFAVITYFAIIILQYNPEFLPKSVVIYVTCFRAIIFYLVSILSGTLAKTLKHKTKQLRELQNFTDNILQNMASGLITVDSNGMISYFNQAASDILGYQREEAVGTAWKELFPDGRIKIENYINKNFDLERHSFLQFGANIQRKNGDLLLIGFSVSPLKTDDGELEGTIFIFRDLSVIKELERKLSQNDRLALMGKMSAKIAHEVRNPLASLRGSAEMLKEDDKISHSSRKLLELIIRESDKINERVTGFLNLSKPAKPKLKRCNIHAIIKNVLVLLRSRGDVNPEINIEYNVNSNKLFSLVDAEQIEQMFLNLCLNALQAMPEGGTLAIEADTRDEMIEVRFTDTGKGLSADEKKSLFDPFSTTSEKGTGLGLSIVREIIDAHNGQIEVISKKGKGSSFIVKLPVVENKDNA
- a CDS encoding type II secretion system F family protein; its protein translation is MPTYKYIAIDKDGKRIEALHSAESEKNLVSTLRANQLTIVSITEQKKRASIFKKSTKVKSYDLILFSRQLATMVNAGLPLVQGLDTLADQIENPSLKTLIRKLEDDVEGGESFSQALLKHQKVFSEFYVSMVRAGEESGTLDEILNRLATYLENSAKLARKVKSALVYPAVVTGMSILIVMVLILKVVPTFKNIFDAFGGTLPLPTRVLIGTSEILKDYFLIVAGILAVAFFLLRKYVRTEKGRLQFDGLKLRIIIFGALMKKVALAKFARTLCTLIKSSVPILKALEIVGATSGNKVLEKTLSSVGIGVKEGKSIAEPLSKSKFFPAMVVRMISVGEATGALEDMLTKIADFYESEVDAAVDGLTSVIEPVLICFLGIIIGGIVIAMFLPILKMSTLVTEGF
- the pilB gene encoding type IV-A pilus assembly ATPase PilB, producing MSLKDNLSRILLDGGIITEEQLKEALHDQREKGGSLSRIIYKKGFADEKTLMACLSEQLNIPPINLSKFKISKEVIETIPKTIAKKYSIVPISKIGKTLTIAMLDPLNVFALDDLKSTTGYEIDPVIATEKDILNAIDQYYEVSFDMKEILRDIDIKEPAEKREELDLEKLLRETEEAPVVKMVNFILAQAIKEKASDIHIEPEDKALRIRYRVDGVLYERLSPPKKLQAALISRIKIMSNLDIAERRLPQDGRMRIVLNNKEIDFRVSILPIIFGEKVVLRILDKSSLTLNLEKLGFGKKELEIFTESISRPHGMILLTGPTGSGKTTTLYSALSKINTPTKNIITVEDPVEYQLKGINQVQAHSDIGLTFAGGLRSILRQDPDIIMVGEIRDFETADIAIKSALTGHLVFSTLHTNDAPGAITRLIDMGIEPFLLSSSVIMVAAQRLMRKICENCKEKIDLQEKAKENFAHILQQPISKISDLTIYKGKGCELCNDTGYKGRVAVVEILKIDDEIKQLIMNKATSGEIKETAVKGGMRTLQEGGISLIKNGTTTIEEVLRVTAE